A stretch of Mus caroli chromosome 5, CAROLI_EIJ_v1.1, whole genome shotgun sequence DNA encodes these proteins:
- the Cfap73 gene encoding cilia- and flagella-associated protein 73, with protein sequence MAVAWEEYFRLVFSEKVQPKPLEQTGDDSSVLQLILEKKEELAVADLGLQAQKKEYRSTIESVNQRWRELEQKGQELQGSVISYDKFLKEVEARRAARKAIEERKITSNLDAELRRLRTQLKELRLQRARLQRKVQRLEPCERMLKRALEKRPVFQEVSDLVARFESLVSTKAALKLAEQKRLVEMESTRAQLLSLQSEKQDEMLSLNQQRTQLVEQLEAAREHRQQWESKWIEILNSASEKTLLLGRARMAVLNLYHLVRLQQGRRQTLDVKDVEGQLEEVKRFIMSISATLANLAQAQPTATAS encoded by the exons GAAGCCACTGGAGCAGACTGGGGATGACAGTTCGGTCTTGCAGCTTATattggagaagaaggaagagttagCAGTTGCGGACCTGGGTTTGCAGGCCCAGAAGAAG GAATACCGCAGCACGATAGAGTCCGTGAACCAGCGCTGGAGAGAGCTGGAGCAGAAAGGGCAGGAGCTACAGGGCTCTGTCATCTCCTATGACAAATTCCTGAAG GAAGTTGAGGCCCGGCGTGCAGCACGGAAAGCCATAGAGGAGCGGAAGATAACTAGCAACCTGGACGCAGAGTTGAGGCGGCTGCGTACACAGCTGAAGGAGCTGCGGCTGCAACGCGCGCGGCTGCAGCGGAAAGTGCAGCGCCTGGAGCCCTGCGAGCGCATGCTGAAGCGAGCCCTGGAGAAGCGGCCTGTG TTTCAGGAGGTTTCCGACCTGGTGGCCCGCTTCGAGAGCCTGGTAAGCACAAAGGCGGCACTGAAACTGGCGGAGCAAAAACGACTGGTGGAGATGGAGTCGACCCGTGCGCAGCTGCTTAGTTTGCAGAGTGAGAAGCAGGATGAGATGCTGAGTCTGAACCAGCAACGGACGCAACTGGTGGAGCAGTTGGAGGCGGCGCGTGAACACAGACAGCAGTGG GAATCTAAGTGGATCGAAATTCTGAACTCAGCATCGGAAAAGACGCTGCTCTTGGGACGTGCTAGGATGGCTGTGCTCAACCTGTATCATCTTGTTCGCCTGCAACAGGGTCGGAGGCAAACCCTGGATGTGAAGGACGTGGAGGGGCAGCTGGAGGAG GTGAAGCGGTTTATCATGAGCATCTCAGCCACACTGGCCAACCTTGCCCAGGCTCAGCCTACAGCTACTGCCTCCTAA